The following coding sequences lie in one SAR324 cluster bacterium genomic window:
- a CDS encoding ABC transporter ATP-binding protein, whose amino-acid sequence MATAIEIGQLNKWYYTNRLRRVPIVENLSLEVNTGEIFGFLGANGAGKTTTIKMIMGLSRPSSGTITLLGLPAQEPLARKQVGFLPEHPQFPRNLTAFEFMKLSASLSTGTSSDLDSLLEKVGLKDARHKKIETFSKGMQQRLGIAQALIGNPHLLIFDEPMSGLDPIGRNDVSNLIMDLAREGRTVFFSTHILSDAQLLCDRIAFLKKGKLLKVYGKHGFEQDEPSRTLHVTGISQDSIQRLKEKFPIEFQHSAADTWRIDVPNNPVFWAVMDMVRQENGYLLSTSINVKALQKYWGHSME is encoded by the coding sequence ATGGCAACAGCAATTGAAATTGGACAGTTGAATAAGTGGTATTATACCAACCGGTTACGCAGGGTTCCTATTGTGGAAAATCTTTCGCTGGAGGTGAACACCGGTGAAATTTTCGGTTTTCTCGGGGCAAACGGCGCTGGAAAGACTACCACGATCAAAATGATCATGGGGTTGAGTCGGCCCTCCAGTGGAACCATCACACTTCTGGGACTCCCGGCCCAGGAACCGTTGGCCAGAAAACAGGTTGGATTCCTGCCGGAACATCCGCAATTTCCCAGAAACCTGACGGCCTTTGAATTCATGAAACTGAGCGCATCGCTGTCAACAGGAACCTCAAGCGATCTGGATTCTCTCCTGGAAAAAGTTGGTTTGAAGGATGCCAGGCACAAGAAAATTGAAACTTTTTCCAAGGGAATGCAACAGCGGTTGGGAATTGCTCAGGCACTTATCGGAAACCCTCATCTGCTCATTTTTGATGAACCCATGTCCGGACTGGACCCCATCGGTCGGAATGATGTTTCCAATCTGATCATGGATCTGGCCCGTGAAGGACGCACAGTTTTCTTTTCCACACATATTCTCAGTGATGCGCAATTGCTCTGTGACAGAATCGCGTTTCTGAAAAAAGGAAAACTCCTCAAGGTTTATGGCAAGCATGGATTCGAGCAGGATGAACCCTCAAGAACGTTACATGTGACCGGAATTTCACAAGACTCCATTCAACGACTCAAAGAAAAATTTCCGATTGAATTTCAGCACAGTGCCGCAGACACATGGCGGATTGATGTGCCAAACAATCCGGTGTTTTGGGCCGTAATGGACATGGTCAGACAAGAGAATGGTTACCTTCTTTCAACTTCAATCAACGTCAAGGCTCTCCAGAAATACTGGGGACACTCCATGGAATAA
- a CDS encoding ABC transporter permease subunit: MIKSMVAIASTTLLSWIRDKTFYAIVLIGGLVVLCSLFLNEMIVGEKVKVINDLGLSVTLLFGVFMTLFTTIPANQDKTLYMVLSRPIARYYWILGNYLGNSLILLINTLTLSLLMLTLVKISGFDWNPDMNWALLLIYMETLIILAVSTCFSTLMTSVTLSRFCTLSVFVVGHLLETVKILMEANNNVFLKNLFQGMYYLFPNFAAFDIKTEAVHHLPVDSGHLFYAVAYGIAYIIILLIVSAWRFSRTDV, from the coding sequence ATGATAAAATCAATGGTAGCTATTGCCTCCACCACCTTGCTTTCATGGATACGGGACAAAACTTTTTATGCGATTGTTCTGATCGGCGGGCTTGTTGTCTTGTGTTCGTTGTTTCTGAACGAAATGATTGTTGGTGAAAAAGTTAAAGTCATCAATGATCTGGGATTGTCGGTCACGTTGTTGTTTGGTGTGTTCATGACATTGTTCACGACCATTCCCGCAAATCAGGACAAAACGCTTTATATGGTGCTTTCCCGCCCGATTGCCCGGTATTACTGGATTTTGGGAAATTATCTGGGCAACAGCCTGATTCTGCTGATCAACACTCTCACACTGTCATTGTTGATGCTGACGCTGGTGAAAATCTCCGGATTTGACTGGAATCCTGACATGAATTGGGCACTGCTGTTGATTTATATGGAAACCCTCATCATTTTAGCGGTTTCAACCTGTTTTTCCACATTGATGACCTCTGTTACCCTGAGCCGGTTTTGTACGCTGAGTGTGTTTGTGGTGGGTCATCTGCTGGAGACAGTAAAAATTCTCATGGAAGCCAATAATAATGTTTTTCTGAAAAATCTGTTTCAGGGCATGTATTACCTCTTTCCCAATTTTGCGGCGTTTGATATTAAAACGGAAGCGGTCCATCACTTGCCGGTTGATTCCGGACACCTGTTTTATGCGGTAGCCTATGGTATCGCATATATTATTATTCTGCTGATTGTCAGTGCATGGCGCTTTTCCAGAACCGATGTATGA
- the asnS gene encoding asparagine--tRNA ligase: MSDMRYRIIDLFSEEYLNQNVCIQGWTRTRRDSKGFSFFNINDGSNQQGIQVVVDHSLPNYADLLHATTGSSLEIRGKLVQSQGKGQNHEIQASHVLIVGQASAEEYPLQKKGHTLEFLREIAHLRPRTNTFGCVFRIRNTLSFAIHRFFQEQGFLHVHTPIVTGSDCEGAGEMFRVTTLDLDHLPRTDQGGVDYSRDFFGKEVNLTVSGQLEGEIFATAFSKIYTFGPTFRAENSNTPRHLAEFWMVEPEMAFYDLQDNIGLASEFLKFLAKTCLDKHQDDLAFLQKMYEPDLISTLEHVANSKVESIEYTEAISILEKSGKAFTYPVQWGIDLQTEHERYLSEEHFKSPVAVFNYPKAIKAFYMRQNEDGKTVGAMDILFPRIGEIIGGSQREERLDLILQRMTDAGLKEQDYWWYLDLRKFGTVPHSGFGLGFERFVQFATGMKNIRDVIPFPRVPGNASF; the protein is encoded by the coding sequence ATGAGTGATATGCGATATCGAATCATAGACCTGTTTTCAGAGGAATATCTCAATCAGAATGTGTGCATTCAGGGTTGGACCAGAACCCGGAGAGATTCAAAAGGATTTTCATTTTTCAATATCAATGACGGCAGTAACCAACAGGGAATTCAGGTGGTGGTTGATCATTCGCTGCCAAATTACGCCGATTTGCTGCATGCCACGACGGGGTCCTCGCTCGAAATTCGGGGCAAGCTGGTTCAGTCACAGGGCAAAGGCCAGAACCATGAAATCCAGGCCAGTCATGTGTTGATCGTGGGGCAGGCATCCGCAGAAGAGTATCCTTTGCAGAAAAAAGGACACACTCTTGAATTTTTAAGAGAAATTGCGCATTTGCGGCCAAGAACCAATACCTTCGGGTGTGTGTTCCGGATCAGGAATACCTTATCCTTTGCCATTCATCGTTTTTTTCAGGAACAGGGGTTTCTTCATGTTCATACCCCCATTGTCACAGGTTCCGATTGCGAAGGCGCCGGTGAAATGTTTCGGGTGACAACCTTGGATCTGGACCACCTGCCACGTACAGATCAAGGGGGGGTGGATTATTCCCGTGATTTTTTTGGGAAAGAAGTCAATCTGACGGTTTCTGGCCAGTTGGAAGGAGAAATTTTCGCGACGGCTTTCAGTAAAATCTACACATTTGGTCCAACGTTCCGGGCTGAAAATTCCAATACACCCAGGCATTTGGCGGAGTTCTGGATGGTGGAACCGGAAATGGCCTTTTATGATTTGCAGGACAATATAGGCCTGGCCTCAGAGTTTCTGAAATTTCTGGCAAAAACCTGTTTGGACAAGCACCAGGATGATCTGGCGTTTCTTCAGAAAATGTATGAACCCGACCTGATTTCAACACTGGAGCATGTCGCTAATTCAAAAGTGGAAAGCATTGAATACACCGAAGCGATCTCTATTCTGGAAAAATCAGGTAAAGCCTTCACTTATCCTGTGCAATGGGGTATAGATCTTCAAACAGAACATGAGCGTTATCTCAGCGAAGAACATTTCAAATCCCCGGTAGCCGTGTTCAATTACCCTAAAGCCATCAAAGCCTTTTATATGAGGCAGAATGAAGATGGCAAGACCGTCGGAGCGATGGATATCCTGTTTCCACGTATCGGAGAAATTATCGGAGGTTCCCAGCGTGAAGAACGACTGGACCTGATTCTGCAGAGAATGACGGATGCAGGATTGAAAGAACAGGATTACTGGTGGTATCTTGATCTGAGGAAATTTGGAACTGTGCCTCATTCTGGTTTTGGCCTTGGTTTTGAAAGATTTGTACAATTCGCGACGGGTATGAAAAATATTCGTGATGTGATTCCGTTTCCCAGAGTGCCTGGAAACGCATCGTTTTAA
- a CDS encoding glycosyltransferase family 4 protein has protein sequence MNILIGSNVHWWNAEAAYAAVTAELLQQHGHRVWILTRPNTANAIELKKRNLSILTHIELNTINPFRLIQSYYQLKYFIQDHDIDVVNPHRSEGLFLYVLLLWRLRSFRLIRTRGTTRRVRANWLNNKLHQEWIHAHVVAGQVIAQRLLDSVPVSPEKVHVIYYPSRQPRLPVCSTPSQYNHEFGISSEAIILGIVGRLSPLKGHSLLFQALKFLLSRYPKLILAVIYKHPDNHPRLVALKLEAKASGVSDAIRWIGLRDDILALMEWVNLGIVSSIDSEVICRVAVEFFSVGTPVVAFPTGCLPELIQHGTTGYLAKNHTPEALADVIEEAISGAVPLATLGRNARNVAETNLHPNIFLKKTLTVFE, from the coding sequence ATGAACATCCTGATTGGCAGTAACGTCCATTGGTGGAACGCAGAAGCCGCTTATGCGGCTGTTACCGCAGAACTGCTTCAACAACATGGCCATCGTGTCTGGATTCTCACACGCCCCAATACGGCCAATGCCATTGAACTGAAAAAGAGAAATCTGTCAATTCTGACCCATATTGAATTGAACACCATTAACCCCTTCCGACTTATCCAAAGTTATTATCAGTTGAAATATTTTATTCAGGATCACGACATTGATGTGGTCAATCCCCATCGTTCAGAGGGCTTGTTTTTATATGTTCTACTGCTATGGAGGCTCAGATCATTCCGTCTGATCCGTACCAGAGGAACCACTCGACGCGTGCGTGCCAACTGGCTCAACAACAAGCTTCATCAGGAATGGATTCATGCTCATGTTGTGGCCGGACAGGTGATTGCACAAAGACTCCTGGACTCAGTGCCTGTTTCTCCTGAAAAAGTGCATGTCATTTATTATCCTTCCCGACAACCACGATTGCCTGTTTGTTCAACGCCATCCCAATATAATCATGAATTCGGGATTAGTTCTGAAGCGATTATCTTGGGAATTGTGGGGCGACTCAGTCCACTCAAGGGGCATAGCCTGCTATTTCAAGCTTTGAAATTTCTTCTAAGCCGCTATCCGAAATTGATTCTGGCAGTGATCTATAAGCACCCCGATAATCATCCACGTCTTGTTGCCTTGAAACTGGAAGCCAAAGCTTCCGGTGTCAGCGATGCGATTCGCTGGATAGGTCTCAGAGATGACATTCTTGCGCTTATGGAATGGGTCAATCTTGGTATTGTCAGTTCAATTGATTCGGAAGTCATTTGCCGGGTGGCAGTGGAATTTTTTTCGGTGGGAACTCCGGTGGTGGCATTTCCTACAGGCTGTCTGCCAGAATTGATCCAGCATGGAACAACAGGCTATCTTGCAAAAAATCATACCCCTGAAGCCTTGGCGGATGTGATTGAGGAAGCAATATCGGGTGCTGTCCCTCTGGCAACCCTGGGTCGCAATGCCAGAAATGTTGCAGAAACAAACTTGCATCCCAATATCTTTTTGAAAAAAACTCTGACTGTGTTTGAGTGA
- a CDS encoding IS630 family transposase, with product MIDKQKLDQLRNRRRHLKKQFKKSHSTRLSREIQRLNALIAYYKGLPSEMVAECYDISERSLQNWIQAFERYGLEELKDEERSGRPPKLSENQQAELKKMMDSQNQRIWVARHVYGAINTMCSVVYSVKYLPEFLRKLGLSFHKAVLNLVKKDSEKRRAWIQEKLPEIYQKKIAEGWRVFYQDEVGFAAEGTLGYTWGIKGKKTEPRAFDVSSVI from the coding sequence ATGATAGACAAACAGAAGTTAGATCAACTCAGAAATCGTCGTCGACATTTAAAGAAACAGTTCAAGAAGTCTCATTCGACCCGTTTATCCCGTGAGATTCAGCGTTTGAACGCACTGATTGCTTATTATAAAGGACTGCCCTCGGAGATGGTGGCGGAATGCTATGACATCAGTGAAAGAAGCCTTCAGAATTGGATTCAAGCCTTTGAGCGCTATGGGCTTGAGGAATTGAAGGATGAGGAACGTTCGGGTCGTCCACCCAAATTGTCTGAGAACCAGCAAGCTGAATTGAAAAAAATGATGGATAGCCAAAACCAACGGATCTGGGTCGCTCGTCATGTCTATGGAGCCATCAACACGATGTGCAGCGTGGTTTATTCAGTCAAGTATCTGCCTGAATTTCTCCGCAAACTGGGCCTGAGCTTTCATAAAGCGGTTCTCAATCTGGTGAAAAAAGATTCGGAAAAAAGACGAGCCTGGATTCAGGAGAAACTGCCGGAGATTTACCAAAAAAAGATAGCGGAGGGCTGGCGCGTTTTTTATCAGGACGAAGTCGGTTTCGCGGCCGAAGGCACGCTGGGATATACGTGGGGGATCAAAGGGAAAAAGACAGAGCCACGCGCTTTCGACGTTTCCTCTGTCATCTGA
- a CDS encoding transposase produces the protein MGDQREKDRATRFRRFLCHLKREMRTDKILLICDNATFHKAQWLTDWVKQQQSWLQLEFLPPYSPDFNPIERLWRWMKTEFIHNQCWKTAKDLKQSMENLIREMQTGLWNLTSLMKKENERFTSIVEYYQVAEFQLFNCADDSHYTQKQLA, from the coding sequence GTGGGGGATCAAAGGGAAAAAGACAGAGCCACGCGCTTTCGACGTTTCCTCTGTCATCTGAAGAGAGAAATGCGGACTGACAAAATATTGCTCATTTGCGATAATGCCACCTTCCACAAGGCGCAATGGCTCACCGACTGGGTCAAACAACAACAATCCTGGCTCCAATTAGAGTTCTTGCCGCCCTATTCTCCGGACTTCAATCCGATCGAGCGTCTGTGGCGTTGGATGAAAACAGAGTTTATTCATAACCAATGCTGGAAAACCGCCAAGGATTTAAAACAATCCATGGAAAACCTCATCAGGGAAATGCAAACCGGACTCTGGAACCTCACTTCACTCATGAAGAAAGAAAACGAACGGTTCACGTCCATCGTGGAATACTACCAGGTCGCTGAATTCCAACTGTTTAACTGCGCCGATGACAGCCATTACACTCAAAAACAACTCGCTTGA
- a CDS encoding response regulator encodes MYHSGYLFKRLTKLFCGVLLFLLLGFQAYGQQFPLRVYTADEGLVQNDVNGIFQDEKGYLWIGTYGGLSRFDGKRFHNFTRNNSNLLKDIIYSVVQDSHGDIWIAYPDGIARLQDGQFENHVLSDKLHGEIWQILPDAAGAIWVVTDQAVGRFQHDQFQEFPMEGIVNSFSQSIAVDDSGKVVVATENGLQEWTPQTRKFELSPLVTTHVEGIKYDAAHQSFFLIDKHSVFQLNDQFSKIADIPVDEEISNLFVSSRGVLWINTEDSIWRKSIAPGVEDRVYPKSLFGGFPIYRVFEDREGNVWLTLEGRLAMLVDERIVNFHGPCSGIVYGLEQALDKDGFWMSCDGVHHISGDYHTRLSIPSDTTEGFILESDKLSASTYSGFKSFSLQGESLGLWEEDQRFVSIIRDRQQQYWLGTTEKGVYRLNGDQLDNVLNTKNGLASNAIWALLEDQKGGIWVGTENGLSHLFHETWTHFSTKDGLSDNSIWDLVQSANGGILIATQRGITRWDGTKMETLPILKDKTIYSLVEQGDTLWVGTTTGVFRVNNLEKIDLFLNKERGLASNSVWGHSRMTHPPHVFFGTYDGVSRIEQGITKDKNVTPKIDLYEITIGNRNVHPEQVKEPLPWSSNDLEFHFNAPYMYMPNQVKFRYYLEGMDEDWHEPSELYQAVYTNIPPGDWTFHLQALAEDGKSSEPIVWTFRILPPFWLTWWFILLEIIGAALLVTIIVKIFLYRSEKERKRLNALYEKQLQLDRLKDEFLANTSHELRTPINGIIGIADSLLDGAAGDVSSTQAENLGMIVQSGRRLSNLVNDILDFSRLKNHELILQLRPLDIHSTTEVVLAFCKPMIGSKDLDLINEIPAQLPLVLADENRFQQIMYNLLGNAIKFTEKGSVRISAAREEQFLRISITDTGIGIPEDKQQTIFEAFEQGDGSTARLYGGTGLGLTISKQLVELHDGVLGMQSTPGKGSVFSFTLRVADEVNPAYNQEKSGFNRYQQNSPTVSTMSAPFLETGKTESSPVSEGAHKIMLNDLKGKVVLVVDDEPVNIQVLKNQLRLHNYEVLTAQDGIQGLAILETQPVDLLILDLMMPRMSGYEVCQKIRQRYAPSILPIILLTAKNQVDDLVQGLNSGANDYLVKPFNKEELMVRVKAHLNLSQTNRAYERFVPREFLDILGRETIIDVNLGDCVEQNASILFSDIRSFTSMSETMSPSENFRFLNSYLIQMEPVIEKNRGFIDKYIGDAIMALFTHQADDAVAAGIEMLAQLAEYNHFRQKTGYIPIQIGIGVNTGRTMLGTIGGKSRMEGTVISDAVNLASRVEGLTKLYKTPFLISEYTLATMVHADKYQFRWIDEVRVKGKNNPVKLYEVLTGQPETVIEQKIAAAVIIEQGLSFFYQQQMPDATKLFEQGAAHFPEDPLFQVYLKRCKKNRDFINQEDSET; translated from the coding sequence ATGTACCATTCCGGGTATCTTTTCAAAAGACTGACGAAACTGTTTTGCGGGGTTCTGTTGTTTCTGCTCTTGGGCTTCCAGGCCTATGGACAGCAGTTTCCCCTTCGCGTTTATACTGCGGATGAAGGACTGGTACAGAATGATGTGAATGGCATTTTTCAGGATGAAAAAGGCTATCTCTGGATCGGAACCTATGGTGGTTTGAGCCGATTTGACGGCAAACGTTTTCATAACTTTACCCGCAACAACTCCAATCTCCTCAAAGATATCATTTATTCTGTGGTTCAGGATTCACACGGCGATATCTGGATTGCCTACCCTGACGGCATTGCCCGCCTGCAGGATGGCCAATTTGAAAATCATGTGCTGAGTGATAAACTTCATGGCGAAATCTGGCAGATTTTACCGGATGCCGCCGGTGCCATCTGGGTTGTCACAGACCAGGCCGTGGGACGGTTTCAACATGACCAGTTCCAGGAATTCCCCATGGAGGGCATTGTTAACTCATTTTCACAATCCATCGCTGTGGATGATTCCGGAAAAGTGGTGGTCGCAACAGAAAATGGCCTTCAGGAATGGACTCCGCAAACCCGGAAATTTGAGCTATCGCCTCTGGTAACCACTCATGTGGAAGGCATCAAATATGATGCGGCCCATCAATCTTTTTTCCTCATCGACAAACACAGTGTCTTCCAGCTTAACGATCAATTCTCAAAAATTGCCGACATTCCTGTAGACGAAGAAATCTCCAATTTGTTTGTCAGCAGTCGCGGAGTACTGTGGATCAACACCGAAGATTCTATCTGGCGGAAATCCATTGCGCCCGGTGTAGAAGACCGGGTGTATCCCAAATCCCTGTTTGGTGGTTTTCCCATCTACCGTGTTTTTGAGGACCGTGAAGGAAACGTCTGGCTGACGCTGGAAGGCCGGTTAGCGATGCTGGTGGATGAACGGATTGTCAACTTTCATGGCCCCTGTTCCGGTATTGTCTATGGCCTTGAGCAAGCGCTGGACAAGGATGGATTCTGGATGAGCTGTGATGGAGTGCATCACATTTCAGGGGATTATCATACCAGACTCAGTATCCCTTCAGACACCACAGAAGGCTTTATTTTGGAATCAGATAAACTCTCCGCCTCCACCTACAGCGGATTTAAATCCTTTTCACTCCAGGGAGAATCTCTGGGGTTGTGGGAAGAGGACCAACGGTTTGTATCCATTATCAGGGACAGGCAACAGCAATACTGGCTGGGAACCACTGAAAAAGGGGTTTACCGACTGAATGGGGATCAGTTGGATAATGTTCTCAACACCAAAAACGGACTGGCCAGCAACGCCATCTGGGCCTTGCTGGAAGATCAGAAGGGCGGAATCTGGGTGGGTACAGAAAACGGTTTATCACACTTGTTTCATGAAACATGGACTCATTTTTCCACAAAAGACGGGCTTTCAGACAACAGCATCTGGGACCTGGTTCAATCCGCAAATGGTGGAATACTCATCGCGACCCAACGTGGCATCACCCGCTGGGATGGCACCAAAATGGAAACCTTGCCCATCCTCAAGGATAAAACCATTTACTCCCTGGTGGAACAGGGCGATACGCTGTGGGTTGGAACCACAACAGGGGTGTTCCGTGTCAATAATCTGGAAAAAATAGATCTGTTTCTGAATAAGGAACGGGGGCTGGCCAGCAATTCCGTGTGGGGACACAGCCGTATGACTCATCCCCCGCATGTATTTTTCGGGACTTATGATGGGGTCAGCCGGATAGAACAAGGAATCACCAAAGACAAAAATGTGACTCCGAAAATCGATTTATATGAAATCACCATCGGCAACCGGAATGTCCATCCCGAGCAGGTGAAAGAACCGCTTCCATGGTCCAGCAATGATCTCGAATTTCATTTCAACGCACCCTACATGTATATGCCGAATCAGGTGAAATTCCGTTATTACCTGGAAGGTATGGATGAGGACTGGCATGAACCCTCTGAACTCTATCAAGCGGTTTATACCAATATCCCGCCTGGAGACTGGACCTTTCATCTACAGGCCCTGGCTGAAGATGGTAAAAGCAGTGAGCCGATTGTCTGGACTTTCAGGATCCTTCCGCCTTTCTGGCTGACATGGTGGTTCATTCTGCTGGAAATCATCGGTGCGGCATTGCTGGTCACTATTATTGTAAAAATATTTTTGTATCGCAGTGAAAAAGAGCGGAAACGCCTCAATGCCCTGTATGAAAAACAGCTCCAGCTTGATCGTCTCAAAGATGAATTTCTGGCAAACACCTCCCATGAATTGAGAACGCCGATCAACGGAATCATTGGTATTGCCGATTCGCTATTGGATGGCGCCGCGGGAGATGTCAGTTCCACTCAGGCTGAAAATCTGGGCATGATTGTGCAAAGCGGCAGGCGCTTATCCAATCTGGTGAATGATATTCTGGATTTCTCTCGTCTGAAAAATCATGAATTGATTCTGCAACTCAGACCTCTTGACATCCACAGTACCACTGAGGTGGTCCTCGCCTTTTGCAAACCCATGATCGGTTCTAAAGATCTGGATCTGATCAATGAAATTCCAGCGCAATTGCCCCTGGTTCTGGCCGATGAAAACCGGTTTCAGCAGATCATGTATAATTTACTGGGCAATGCTATCAAATTTACCGAAAAAGGTTCTGTCAGGATCAGTGCGGCCCGTGAAGAGCAGTTCCTCCGGATTTCAATCACGGATACCGGCATCGGGATTCCGGAAGACAAGCAACAAACCATTTTTGAGGCTTTTGAACAGGGCGATGGTTCCACTGCCAGACTTTATGGAGGAACAGGCCTCGGACTCACCATATCAAAACAGCTTGTCGAACTCCATGATGGAGTTCTTGGCATGCAAAGCACCCCCGGAAAAGGATCTGTTTTCTCGTTCACCCTGCGTGTTGCGGATGAAGTGAATCCCGCCTATAATCAGGAAAAATCAGGATTCAATCGCTATCAACAAAATAGCCCTACTGTTTCAACAATGAGCGCGCCATTTCTTGAAACAGGCAAAACTGAATCCTCACCCGTTTCAGAGGGTGCGCATAAAATCATGCTCAACGACCTGAAAGGCAAAGTGGTTCTGGTGGTTGACGATGAGCCGGTCAATATTCAGGTGTTGAAAAACCAGCTCCGACTGCACAATTATGAAGTTCTGACAGCGCAGGATGGCATCCAGGGACTGGCTATTCTTGAAACTCAACCCGTGGATTTGCTCATCCTTGATCTGATGATGCCCCGCATGAGCGGCTATGAAGTCTGCCAGAAAATCCGTCAGCGTTATGCTCCATCCATTTTGCCCATCATTTTGTTGACCGCCAAAAATCAGGTAGATGATCTGGTGCAGGGACTCAACAGCGGTGCCAATGATTATCTGGTTAAACCCTTCAATAAAGAAGAACTGATGGTGCGGGTCAAGGCGCACCTGAATCTTTCCCAAACCAATCGTGCGTATGAACGGTTTGTTCCACGGGAATTTCTGGATATTCTGGGCCGTGAAACCATCATTGATGTGAATCTGGGGGATTGCGTGGAACAAAACGCCTCCATTCTTTTCTCAGATATCCGTTCTTTCACCAGCATGTCTGAAACCATGTCGCCGTCAGAAAATTTCCGCTTTCTGAATTCGTATCTGATTCAGATGGAACCTGTCATTGAAAAAAATCGGGGATTCATTGACAAATACATTGGTGACGCGATCATGGCGTTATTCACGCATCAGGCGGATGACGCTGTTGCGGCAGGAATTGAGATGCTGGCACAATTGGCTGAGTACAACCACTTTCGACAAAAAACAGGCTATATCCCGATTCAGATTGGAATTGGTGTCAATACAGGACGCACCATGCTCGGAACGATCGGCGGAAAATCCCGCATGGAAGGAACCGTGATCAGTGACGCTGTGAATCTGGCCTCACGGGTTGAAGGTCTGACCAAATTATACAAAACGCCATTCCTGATTTCCGAATACACTCTAGCCACAATGGTTCATGCAGACAAATACCAGTTCCGCTGGATTGATGAAGTACGGGTGAAGGGAAAAAACAATCCTGTCAAACTTTATGAAGTGCTGACCGGACAACCTGAAACGGTGATTGAACAAAAAATCGCGGCGGCTGTCATCATCGAACAGGGATTGAGCTTTTTCTATCAACAGCAGATGCCGGACGCGACGAAACTTTTTGAACAGGGTGCCGCACATTTTCCTGAAGATCCATTGTTTCAGGTTTATCTGAAACGCTGCAAAAAAAACCGTGATTTCATCAATCAGGAGGATTCAGAAACATGA
- a CDS encoding DUF433 domain-containing protein codes for MELMQRITTNSEQCGGRPCIRGMRIRVSDILDLFAAGLSTEQILQEMPDLDADDLKACLYFASQRLNHPVLAA; via the coding sequence ATGGAGTTAATGCAAAGAATTACTACAAATTCTGAACAGTGTGGTGGACGTCCTTGCATTCGGGGTATGAGGATTCGAGTCAGTGATATTCTTGATCTTTTTGCCGCGGGGTTAAGTACTGAACAAATTCTCCAGGAAATGCCTGATTTGGATGCTGACGATTTGAAAGCTTGTCTCTATTTTGCGTCGCAGCGTTTGAACCATCCTGTGTTAGCGGCATGA
- a CDS encoding Uma2 family endonuclease, with amino-acid sequence MRAGPLKKHYTLDEYQKFEERSAVRHEYHDGELFAMAGETANHSRICVNISTMLNVFLHESPCLVHDSNMKLHIKTRSFEKILYPDVSVTCHVNDQNNRTFMEQPKVIVEVLSKSTALYDRTDKFQFYKHVHSLENYILVDQYQRLLEVFQKVPDQLNSWLLTTWDSNEFQLPAIQFTGRIADIYHKVHL; translated from the coding sequence ATGCGAGCCGGACCTCTAAAAAAACACTACACGCTGGATGAATATCAAAAGTTTGAGGAACGCTCCGCAGTTCGGCACGAATACCATGATGGTGAACTGTTTGCCATGGCGGGTGAAACCGCCAATCATTCGCGAATTTGTGTGAATATCAGCACCATGCTGAATGTTTTTCTGCATGAGAGTCCATGTCTGGTGCATGATTCCAATATGAAATTACACATCAAGACCCGATCATTTGAAAAAATACTTTATCCTGATGTGTCTGTAACCTGTCATGTCAATGACCAGAACAACAGAACTTTCATGGAACAGCCCAAAGTGATTGTGGAAGTTCTTTCAAAATCAACCGCGTTGTATGATCGCACTGATAAATTTCAGTTTTATAAACATGTCCATTCGCTGGAAAATTATATTCTGGTGGATCAATACCAACGGTTGCTTGAAGTTTTTCAGAAAGTACCGGACCAACTCAATTCCTGGTTATTGACGACCTGGGACAGCAACGAATTTCAGCTTCCGGCAATCCAGTTCACTGGCCGGATTGCGGATATTTATCATAAAGTTCATTTGTAG